DNA sequence from the Callospermophilus lateralis isolate mCalLat2 chromosome 2, mCalLat2.hap1, whole genome shotgun sequence genome:
AGACTTACCCTGTCAAGCATTCTCTAATTGCCACATTATCTTCCTGgcatccttttcttttttccaatttgcatttctttgcaaTTCACATTTAGCATCTCTGTCCAAGGCAGTCTCTCTCCTGGATTTAGATATTTTGTTCTGGGTTCATTTCCCCAGTCTTTTGGTTTCATGAAAGTTTTGATGCTTATTATGAATTGAGTATTAACTAATGGCCAATCCTTCCACTAGTTTATAAGATGCTTTGCTCTAAAAATACCTAGATATTCCAtgaaaacaaaacattaaaatgcACAAACGCACGTATTGAAAATTTGATGGATTTTAATATGATTAAAATAATGTGTAAATGAAAGAGCTAATAAAACCTTTCAAACTTAGATCAGGAATTTATACCACAGGGAGATAACAACATAAATAAATTCAGGACATATAATGGAACATGATGGGTTAGGGAATAAAACACTTTTGTATCATTCATTACTCCAAATTTGAAAATTCTTGTTTTTCATGAACAATgacatacaattttaagataacaAAGATCATTATACAAGTGAAAAAGGTGGAAGTTCATCATAAATATTTAgaactacattctatttttaagcTTTTGCAGGGCCTCTTTCACATCCTTGTTGCGTAGGCTATAAATCAGAGGATTCAACATGGGAATGACAAGGATGTAAAACAGTGATGTCATTTTGTCTTGATCTAGAGAGTAGGAAGAACTTGGccgaaaatatataaagaatacaGCTCCCTGGAAAATTGCAACAGCAGTAAAGTGGGAGGCACAGGTGGAGAAAGCTTTGAGCCTCCCCTCAGCAGAGTGGATTTTTAAGACAGATGAGATGATGTAGCCATAAGAGACAAGGACTCCAGAAATGGTACTCAGTTCAATGAATCCAAAAATGGTGAATACTACCAGCTCATTGAGCTGTGTGTCAGAACAGGAAAGGAGGAAAAGTGGTGGTAAATCACAGAAGAAATGATTAATCTCATTAGACCCACAGAAACATAAGTGGAATGCCAATGTTGTATGTATCAAGGCATCTGCCAGGCCTATGAAGTAAACCCCAGCCATAAGCAAGTAACAAACCCTGCCAGACATGTTAACTGTATAGAGCAAGGGGTTGCTAATGGCCTTGTACCTATCAAAGGCCATCACTGCCAGAAGTACACACTCAGAATCTGCAAAAGTACAGAAGATCAAGAACTGCAGAGCACATCCAAGGAAAGACATTGATCTGTTCTTGGCGAATATGTCGACAAGCATCTTGGGTCCAACTGCTGTGGAATAGCAGAGGTCACAGAAAGAGAGGTGGCTGAGGAAAAAGTACATTGGAGTGTGAAGCTGCGGATCCACTCTAATTAAAAAGATCATTCCGAGATTTCCCAGAAGGCTAATGAGGTAAATCAGTAGAAATATGCTAAAAAGGGTCACTTTGAGGTCAGCATTACTAGTAATTCCCAAGAAAATGAACTCATTCAAGGACGAACAATTTTCCacgttcatttttcttttttcttgtctaaatttaaagaaatgatttaaaaaattaaagacacaTATTTAATCCTTTTATACAACCAGAAAATATCTGTAAGGCcaaacacaaatatatatatcttgTTTGGAAGATATATCCTCCAAACAAGATCAAGATCAATGTGTTAATCCTTAAACAGACGTTATGTGCTTTgacaataattaaaaataaaatcttgaagTGTAGCTGAGAATAAATGATTGCCATCAAGATGCCTTTTATGAGGGATCTGATTTTTACTTTATCTGGGTATTGCCCGTCAGGAGCTGCCACATAGCAGCTGAGCGCCCCCTAGCTTTGAGTGATGGAAATGTGGAGACTGCTATAGGAAGCAGGTGGATCTCCATCATTGCTCAGCCAGGAGTGAAGCAATGGGAGTGGGCTGCCTTCTTGTTCTTTTGTAATAGAACCCCTTACCTTTTATGGATAGTAGGTTCTATGGAACAGCAATCCTCAATAAATAAGATGTTTTCAGGAatgctctctctttttgtctgccTCTCTTGCTTCCCTTGTGGGAGCTGGAGCTGAGGAGCCCTCGATGAACTCCAAGAAAGGGGTATTTTCTCTGTGTCTGATTATTTAACGCCAATCCTATTCATCAGGAGTAACCCAGACTGATTTAGTCCCGTGTGGTGGCACTTACCCTCCTTTTCTttaggaaatatatttttataggcTGAAATCTGAGTAAATCTTCAAAATGTCCTAGAGTAAACCCAACTCTTAGATGAGAGCAACTTATAGAACTCATTTTATGTTCTTAAAACCATTCAtgtagacagaaaaaaaaattgcaatgtTACAATCCTCAAAATTCATGATTGGTTTTAAAAACCACTGCTGGTTCTAACAACAATGGTCATATCACGAACCTCTAAACAGGAAAATCATTATTCTACTCACCTTGGGCTGTGTGGTCTTTATTATCTAAttagatatgaaaaaaatattttttagaaatgtTTTTATGATTTTACCACAATGCTCATGGACTACTAACAggggtattctggagacaaaggaTGAGTCTCCTGATCATTCAAAGAGAAATGCTAAAATAGATGTGGAACCACCATGATTTTATGAATACAACTGCATTATAtcatatttaagtaaaatttaTATTACAAATAAAAACAGGGTGAGAAACGATAATAAAGATATTAACAGACTTATTTTCATtaagtatgtatgtatttatgcaTACATAATTTTCTATGTGTGTATGATTCTCAactgaaatagaaatagaaagtagGTTTCAAtatatgtggatttttttttttaaaccaagtaactgttgtattcagtTCACATGAACTTGAATTTTCACacattggatttgtttgtgtcatttatattatcttttaataaaacaacaacaaaaatactaaAACCCTTAAATTTATGTATATCCCCACATAATAACAAAATTAGTAAAAGCTTGGTTTTTGAATccatatttaaaaagaaacaagtaaATGTTACTTTGTTAATACTATTCAATACTATTTCAATCTTCTAGTTCTCagaatacattattttttattattaaaattcagAATTCCTGCAACTACATAAGAAAGCATAAACTGATTCATTTACAAAACTCTAATTTGTTTCAAagagttttcttttctctttttttaaccttattgttttaaatttgtaAACTCAGGAGCTTACCTAAAATGAGCTGTTCTTTAGTAACTGAGCACTGAGCAGGTAGCATTGTATTATAACAGGCTGCACTTGGGACTTAAACTCTCTGAGGTTATTTCCCTGAGGTTTTGGAATTATGCAAACAGGATTAATTGCATTTCTGGTTCTGTGCTGTCCCCTATGGATGCATGAACATGTTTAGCAAATGTTTATTTGAAAGCTTGAACATACTCACCAAATGATCTATATCAGaatataaatagaaaattaattttatgttacaaaatattttttcatatttcatatagTTCCTACTAAAATGATTTGTAAAGTTATTTGCTTACCACATATTTACTGTTAACCATTTTAGCTTGTTTATAATGCAGTGTAATGAAGAAATGGAAGCACACTGGTTTGGGGGATTTTTTTAATACCAGTTGTATGCATGTGTGTAATGAAGATTCATTTAAAAAGTAACATATTTATGCTATAAACCCTAATCTGTATCATTCTTGAACAGATGAGGCAGAATCTAACTGACTCCCTGTAAGTCATTTCAAGATCCATTCTATTGTTcagttttctttccctttttcagAATTTCCAACTTTCTAATTGAGAATTATTACATTTCAATTGAGTCTTTATTGACAATTAATTCACACATtgcaatattaatatttttaaagcaaaaatttTCTTGACTTTTATTGTATTGGGAGATTGTGTATACTTTACACTCTGCTTGCAGAACAGTTTTCACCCCTCGGTAAGAAACTCATACCCATTAGTACCAATCCACTAATGCTTCATGGCAGTGCTGAGCAAACATAAATCAACTCtctgattctatatgttcatctgTTCTGGACAATGACATTTTGTGGATATAATGTtattttttactattattattattattattattattaatcaatTAAAAGACAATCAGGGTTTTTTTCTACTTTTGTCCATTATAAACAATGATGTTATAGACATTCATGAAAGGTCATTTTTGTCACCAAGTATTGCCATATTTCCTACCTTATGTCATCCTTCCACTTTTCACTGACCTTAAAATTAATTCACATTCTCTACATTGAGCACTGTCATTTTGAATTAAGTTTAATTCAAGAATTTCTCTACTACATTtaagattttatatttttttcatatttcctaTATTCCTACTAAAATGATTTGTAAAGTTATTTGCTTACCACTTATTTACTGTTAACCATTTTACCTTGTTTATAATGCAGTGTAATGAATaaatagaagcacattggtttggGGGAATTTTTTTTATACCAGTTGTATGCATGTGTGTAATGATGATTCATTTAACAAGTAACATGAATGATTTGTATAAAAATGAGAGTTCTGAATTTATTCCAAGAATAATTTTACTTATTACTATTTGTACTTGTTCTTCACAAAATTGAGAATTACTAAAATTTTGACTTTCATATTCTGTAAAAATCCTGCAAGAAAGATTGTGGTAAAATTCTCCATATCACTTGAATCTTAGTCTGCCACCCTGGTATCTGGTTTTATTAGGCTTCTTTGAATGGACCTGAGAGCTAACACTGCATCCACAATGTCCACACGGCAATGACAGTCATTGTCCTATGTGTGTCTGCTGTTCAAGTGCTGCTTTACTTGGTGGCTTTGCCAGAGATAGCCACAGAAAAGTTAGGAAAAgagatcagatccaaactcaatgATTTGTGAAAGGTCAAGAACTAATAATAAATTTGGAATGAGTAATTTCAGAATTATACAATGGGTTGATGATTATTTAGGCAGATTAAAGATGACTACACTTTTGGACACAAATGTTTTAGAAACACAGTACTTATTTATACTTCTTTCGACATTTTGCTGTCATTTAACTATTTGATCAACATAAAATGGCACAAAGACATGCCCAGTgactctggaagctgagacagaaggatcccaagtttaaggagagccttagcaacttagtgaaatcctaaacaacttagtgagatcctgccctgtcccccctaaaaaaaatttttaaagagctagggatgtagcacagtggtaaagtgcccctggttcaatgtcctaaaccaaaaaaggaaaaaaaatggcacAAAAAATACCATGTCATGGTAGTTGTAGTCTTTAACATATTATTATCACCTGAAAATCAGGAACTGCTGACTATTAAAGAAGTTTAACATCCAGGGTGAACAATGTAAGCTGTTTTGACAACATGGGAAGGAAAACAGATTGTACTGACCCTGTTTTTCTAGTCATGTGAAGGTGACATGGCTAGGAAAAGACAATTTGCAACCTAGCCTAACTATCAGCTGCAGACCACAGTAAGACCACAGTCCAcacaaagaacaacaacaacaaaaaaaaaaaaatagcccaatCATTGTCAGTTAAATGTATGTATTCCAGGATAGTGTTTGTATAGAAAAAGATAATTAGAACAGTCTACAGAGAATATACTGTGAGAGAAATTTTCATGAGAAAGGATTTTTAAATAACATGTGAGCATATATGGGATAATATAGTTatattgtatataaatatatatagtatatataatttatatttatatagcatatattctttctatatatgtatatgatcTCCACAAgcagaagaagaaaatatttgtaaactgaGATTTGACAGAAGATAcaaccaattttaaaaaagaaaacaagtcaaTAAAAAATGAGTAAAGCTTTTGTGTTAGTCAATGTTTTATAGCTATGTCCAAAATATCTCATAGAATAATTTCAAGTaggtaaaatttattttggagTCATAGTTTGAGAGTTTCAGTCCATAGCCAGCTGTCTCCATTGTTCTGACATTGAGGGGAattagaacatcatggtgaaatcACATGGCAGAGGTAAGCTGTTCTCCTCATGAAACCAGGAAGAAAAGAGTGTAAGATAAGGGCCAGGGACAGGATGTAGTCTAAACACATACCCAAGAGACTAACTTCCTACAGCCAAATCCCTCCTGAATTGTGCGTATGCATCTAAAATATTATAATCAATCTGGAATTCCACTAGACAATTTCTCTTTAAGAAAGAGAGCTGAAAGTTGAACACACACTTATCTTATGTTCCAATTCTAAAAGCTGgtaatttcttttaagaaatttgaattatatgtgtatacaatggtttataaattaatatttataacAATTGAGTTGGTTATAGCAGACTAGTAACAACTCAAATCTATTAATGTGTGAGTTGTTACACCAATTGTGATGCACTCATACACTGGAATCATACCTATAAACAGAAGGAATATTCTATAGAAACATGCAACCACATGCATGAAGCTCAAAATAATTATGGTGAGTGGAAGAAAGTACACATGAGATTTAATATAGTACAGTTCTATTTGTACAAATGTGTattaaatgaaaactaacttgTATTAACAAAGTTCCTATCACTGGTTACATGAGGTgggatgaaaaagaaaaattaaaaagtgtcaCAAGGATATTTTGGGGTGTGACTAATGTACACATTATTTGCTTGGGGCTATTGGTTAACCAAGCAATATGGAAGAAAGAGAGCTGAAAGTTCAAAAAGGTCATTAGTGAATACCTTCATGTTCACCAAATTATAGTATGTTATTGTCTACATGGAATATATAGAAAACAAGGAAGCCTTTGCTAAACTCAACTCCTTGACTGATCATCTGTTATCTTTGAattctgtaaccaccattcaatTTCTCTCTTGCCTATTCATTCATCATAAATAATCAGTGTATAAAATTCTGCAAAACCAAGCAAGCAACCCAGTGGAACAGGATTCTGACTATGTGTCAAAAGAAAACCATGAAAGATGAACAGATTCAAAAATGAAGTTGAGGTGATGGATGTGTCAACTTACCCCTTTATTCACTTTACTATCTATATGCGTCATActgtataccttaaaattattCAATAACCTAGCAGTATGGCATTTGACTTTTATTATACTAGCTGctttggaggttgaggcaggaagattgccatAGTCCAGCTTGGCAAAATAACcaagaggtgacaagcaacttaaaGGTTGAagtgggaactactttattgcgagtGATCTCAGCAGGAATTGAGAACTCAAAGTAGCaggcacccaaggtagcaggagccaCTTCTCTGCGGGACAGCAGAGGTACATATACCCAACtagttacacacagcttaacttaattaacatcatctagatacagcagtcagtcattaaggaatcctcatcatcttaatggctcgctggcattgcttcaaaaaccactcctcctggcaaagtatCAGgctccatcttgacttgatttgcatcccCAACAGAAGATCACAAGCTTGGGGTCAGCTTTAGTGACTtaatgagactttgtctcaaaatgaaaaataaaaagtaaaaggatatagctcagggatttgatttgtggctcagtggaagagtgtttgcctagcatgtttgaggcactgggtttgattctcagcactgcatataaacaaatgaataaaatcaacgtttaatatatatatttaaaaaggatatatctcagtggtagaatgttcctGGGTTCAGTGCCAATAataacacacacgcacacacacaaacacacacatacgcacacagACAACCacaacaaaatttatttttaaaaaactctgaAAATGAAATTGCACAATATCAAACATGAGCAACACATTATTGACCAAACTTAACAGTTCACTGATTATCTGAACACAGAGACAACCtgaaaagatacacacacacacacacacacacacacacacacattgtacaTTGAGAGCAAACATTTTAATTCCAATATAAATCCAAATAACTCATAACCATAAAGAACAGAAGGTGGTGTTCCAATGAAACGTAAGCAGGCGTGAGACTCAGTAGAAATTCACACCTCAGTCCAAATCCAAAAACTGACAATGTCTAATGTTCCAGTTTGAAGATGATCAGCGGGCAGAGTCCTCTTTTACTTGGGGGAGCCCTTAGTTCTATGCCCTACTTCAAGTAACTGGACAAGGTCTCCCACATTAAGAGATGTGCTTTACTCAGATTatccatcttttcttttttctcttctaagGACTCATAGGATTAGATTGGGCTACCTGTATGATCCATCTATCTCAGGATTTAAAAGCTTAATCACCTGTGCCATGTCCCTTGGCCGTGTGAGGCAACTCGTTTAGGTGTTAAAGAGAGTTGATGTGGACATTTCTGGGAACTTTTGTCCTTCTGCCATATCCCAGTGAAAAAGAAGAACTGACTGTTACAGTTGACATTTGATTGCATCCCTAATGGACATAAATTGTTCAAATGATGAAGCATATGACATTACAATTGTAATATGGCTGTTTAAACTACTTAAGATTCAGACAAtaatattttgatgttaattgatGGCTTTTAGGTATTAATTTCAAAGAATTTCTGACCAGAAGAATAACACATAACTGAAAATCTAAGAACTAAATTTATTGCATTAGTCAAGGTAAATAAGTCTGTTGTGTAAACATGTAGGTTTACTCGAATATATAATTGTTCCTGTGAATGTCCTTTTGTTCAAAAACAGCATTGCATGAGTATCTCAGTGAATTTAAACATGAAATACAGCACAACTAGAGAGTCCTCCAAGAATTATATCCAAATCCAGCTAACACTTCAAATTTTTCTTAACAATCTTTTTGGATCTTTGTTTTCCTAGGTAGATATTTGTACCTTATAATAATCCTGTGTGTTAATAAGAATAGTCTATTGTCACCATTTATTAAGTATAAATGTTATGAAAAAGTAGATAAATGATATTTAACCATTTAACAGTTTTCtcagaaaataaagaattaaatgCATTTATATGAAATACTGGGACAGCATGCTATCCCTGGCATTGTCTTCCTGCTTACTACATTTCAAAAAGTAAACCACCAACAAATCTTTATCTTCATTATCACAGTCACATCAGCAAGGTCTTCCTTATGCATCACCTGCTAAAATCCTAAAACACATAAAACATTAAATGGTAAgggacatatatgtgtatgtgtgtataaatgaaatacaagaataaatttaaaattatgatAATTATTATACGAATAGTTTCATAAAGGAGAACAATAATTATTTATAAAGAGTAACTAGCAGTGTCTTGTACATGTGTGTATAACCATAGCTAAAGTTACAGTATAAAATAATTGACagatgaaataaaatatgaatcATTAAGGAAATTGTTGATTTGTGCATCAGGAGGATGGATACTCCTCCTTCTGTTGATTGATGCTCCATTTCCTCCATAATGCCAACTCAAACATTAAGTGATTTAAATACTTTAGAGTGAGTTGTAAAGATGAAAGTAGAAGTAAACTGCTGCAATTCAACTGGGTGGACTTCATATACTTATGAAATAACACTCAAATTTTCCCTTCAGTTTTATACTCATAGATATTTTgcaaaatatgaatattttatatgtagcataataaatgcaaaatggtTGTTGAAGTATAGTAAGAAAGAAAATCATtaaaagcaaattatatgggaCTATGATAGCAAAGGaggaatatatatgaaaaaaaacatTTGAGAAAGGTAGAACTGTTTTATCATGTCATCTGACAGTAAGATTTTAGGAAGAGACTTACATAAATATAAACTTTTTAAAGCTCTTATACTGCAGGTATTACTTTTAGGTGCATAGGTATTTTGATGTTAACTGATGACAAACACAATTCTGGAAATTGACAGATCTCTGTAGTAGGGCAAAGCAATATGCacctatccattcattcatttaataattTCTAGGATACACAGTCATTACCAAACAAACTTTGATCAATATGTCCTATGTGTTGTATAAAAAAAATGGCAATAGATACAGGCATGAACATTTAggcgaattttaattttttagtaaaTTTGACCAGAGAAAacacttttaattattttaataaatttatagAGAAAATGTGAGGCACATTAATATTTTGCATATGAGAAAGTACTTTGTTTAGGTGGGGTCACAAGGATAGATGAATTTCCCTATGTAGATCTAGGAACAAAGTAAATTCCAggctaaaatttaaatataacaaCAATACCTCCTAAACTAGAAGGCATTAACCTCTCAAATTTATACTGTAAAGATGTGAAGTGTTTCTCTGATAACTGTGACAATATGGTAAAATCACCTCAAGTAAACTTAAAAACACTATGTTTTTAGTAAAAATCTTCTGAATGCAGCAATCACATCCTGGTTCCTGAGGGTGTATATCACAGGATTGAACATGGGAGTcactatggtgtagaacagagagagCAGTTTGTCAATTCCTGCAGCATGGTTGGATTTGGGCCTGAAGTAGGTAATGGAAGCTGatccaaaaaataaaaccacaacCAGTAAGTGGGAAGAGCAAGTGGAGAATGCCTTAGTGCGACCTTGGGCTGTTGGTAACCTCAGAATGGTGGCAATGATCTTGGTGTAGGAGACAAGTATCAACATGAAAGGTACTGCCCCAACCAATATCACTACTACATATACAGACACCTCATGCACTGAGGTGTCCCCACAGGCTAGCTTGAGAATGGGGGGTATGTCACAGAAGAAGTGGTTGATTTGGTTAGAATGACAGAAATGCAGAGTGAATATCTGGCATGTTTGCCCTATCTGGACTGGCATTCCCCCGAGCCAGGAGCCAGCTGCCAGTAGATGGCACTTCTTTGGGTTCATGATTAGAGGATAGTGCAGAGGGTTGCAGATGGCCAGATAGCCGTCATAGGACATCACAGCCAGGAGGAAACTTTCCGCAGTTTCCAGTACAAGGAAGAAGCACAATTGGGTGGCACAGCTCAGTAGGGAGATCCTTCTATCCTTGGTCCAAAGGCTGACCAGAATCCTTGGGAGAGTGACTGAAACATAACAGATTTCCAGCATAGAAAAATGTGCCAGGAAAAAATACATGGGTTTGTGCAGCGCAGGGTCCAGCCTGGTTATTATGGCTATGAGACTGTTCCCAATGAGGATAGCCATGTAAATGATGGAGAACACCCCAGGTAGAAAGCCTTGGAGGTTTGAGAGTTCAGAAAATCCCAGCAGAACAAACTGCACCACTGTGGAGACATtgtcatctgcttctttctcttcaTGCTTCATCTGTGGGAAAGATTTAACCAAAGTACAAATCATTTCATTGTGTTAGCTTTTTGTGTTATCATGTATAATCAGTGATGATGAACGTTCTGAATTTCCTGGACCCTGAGGGAACAAAAACTATGACTTCTTGgtgttttgagagagagagagagagagagaattttcatatttattttttagttttcagcggacacaacatctttgtatgtggtgctgaggatcgaacctgggccgcacgcatgccaggtgagcgcgctaccgcttgagccacatccccagtccacttCCTGGTGTTCTGAGATTACAgttaagcaatttttttttagaatagaTGAATGTACCCATATGAaaaattttagtatttttttttcattgttattgATATTACACTTCTTAGTCTACATGAGAATagatattaaatttaattttaacattCACTTGAACACAAAAACTCAATATctcaatttttattaaatatagtaATGATTGCATTGTTCAGTGGCCTTgtctttttttgagggggatcTCAAAAGTATTTTCTACTTTTATCAGTCCCAAAtcgattttattcttcaaatatttttgtctgagttttaaaattgttctcagaaatgaataaagttaatttttatatgttttgttttatatgtTGAGAATTTCCAAACTCCAGTTCAGCTTTGAATTTCTGTATTTCTTggtaattttattattaaaaataatagtaaactctctgttatatatattatggaaaattatttttttatcacaTATTTGTAATTACTTAGAATTTTTTTAAGTggtaatttataaattttattcagATTTTATAATGTTGAGAAAAAGAAATCTAATTGTCCTTTTTGTCAGGGAAAGCTCAATAgggagaagtgtgcacacattcaTCTATGCTCCTGAATCCAAGTCTGACTAGAATGCGCTCTCTTGATTTAcacatttattgttttaaaaaagcAGCAACACAAACTCATCTCTGAGATGATTTTATATCAGTGCTCACTGTGCTGTACTTTGCTGACTTATTTTGTTCCAttaagtctattttttttttatgtgtgggAGTGCATTCATGTGTGGGATTATCCTGGAATGTGATTGTTTGCATTTCCTATGTTCTGTCCCTATCTCTGGTCCTAAATAATGAGTCTCTCACAATTGCCTACACATTTTATGTGCATTGGATTgcataattgctttagaaaatttGATTTGCTTAGCTATTGGACAAATTGCATGGAAGTCACATTGACTGCTTCATTGGACAAGTCCCAAAGGTGTAAGACTGGTTCCCAGACCAAATACagaccttcagctatggattgagGATGTCTTACATGTATGCTTTGGTTCATGTGCATGTAATAGAGATGGGAGTGAGA
Encoded proteins:
- the LOC143391736 gene encoding olfactory receptor 10AG1-like; translated protein: MKHEEKEADDNVSTVVQFVLLGFSELSNLQGFLPGVFSIIYMAILIGNSLIAIITRLDPALHKPMYFFLAHFSMLEICYVSVTLPRILVSLWTKDRRISLLSCATQLCFFLVLETAESFLLAVMSYDGYLAICNPLHYPLIMNPKKCHLLAAGSWLGGMPVQIGQTCQIFTLHFCHSNQINHFFCDIPPILKLACGDTSVHEVSVYVVVILVGAVPFMLILVSYTKIIATILRLPTAQGRTKAFSTCSSHLLVVVLFFGSASITYFRPKSNHAAGIDKLLSLFYTIVTPMFNPVIYTLRNQDVIAAFRRFLLKT
- the LOC143391735 gene encoding olfactory receptor 5W2-like gives rise to the protein MNVENCSSLNEFIFLGITSNADLKVTLFSIFLLIYLISLLGNLGMIFLIRVDPQLHTPMYFFLSHLSFCDLCYSTAVGPKMLVDIFAKNRSMSFLGCALQFLIFCTFADSECVLLAVMAFDRYKAISNPLLYTVNMSGRVCYLLMAGVYFIGLADALIHTTLAFHLCFCGSNEINHFFCDLPPLFLLSCSDTQLNELVVFTIFGFIELSTISGVLVSYGYIISSVLKIHSAEGRLKAFSTCASHFTAVAIFQGAVFFIYFRPSSSYSLDQDKMTSLFYILVIPMLNPLIYSLRNKDVKEALQKLKNRM